In Paraburkholderia acidisoli, one DNA window encodes the following:
- a CDS encoding MarR family winged helix-turn-helix transcriptional regulator, producing MPNKNESAALSRFTGSLVRRAQQRHVAIWLEVVSTEVTSVQYAALDVLHAQPGVNQRQLGDELDVDRSTIADLVARMVRNGLIERTDDPADKRSYVLFLTPAGKKQWATLRPRVEEVERILTARLAQKDTLELRRLLLALLPER from the coding sequence TTGCCGAACAAAAACGAATCCGCCGCGCTCTCCCGCTTCACCGGCAGCCTCGTGCGCCGCGCCCAGCAACGTCACGTGGCGATCTGGCTCGAAGTGGTGTCCACCGAGGTCACGAGCGTGCAGTACGCCGCGCTCGACGTGCTGCATGCGCAGCCCGGGGTGAATCAACGGCAACTTGGCGACGAACTCGACGTGGATCGCTCGACCATCGCCGATCTCGTGGCGCGCATGGTGCGCAATGGCCTGATCGAGCGCACCGACGATCCCGCCGACAAGCGCAGCTACGTGCTCTTTCTCACGCCCGCCGGCAAGAAGCAATGGGCGACCTTGCGGCCGCGCGTGGAGGAAGTCGAGCGCATTCTCACGGCCAGGCTCGCGCAGAAGGACACGCTCGAGCTGCGCCGTTTGCTGCTTGCACTGCTGCCCGAGCGGTGA
- a CDS encoding FAD-binding monooxygenase, which yields MQFHLNGFRAGDPAIQPAAEGAPRTALPETVDVLIAGSGPAGLVLAAQLAQFPSLTTRVIERRDGPLLMGQADGIACRTVEMFNAFGLSERLLREAYWVNETVFWRPDVNDRGAIKRTGRVQDTEAGLSEFPHVIVNQARIQDYLLDVMQRSAQRVEPDYGLEVIDVQREDTGEYPVRVTLQRTDAAHAGETQTVRARYVVGCDGSRSRVRTAIGQTLRGDAANHAWGVMDVLAVTDFPDIRLKVALQSTQGNIIIIPREGGYLVRFYVDLGEVTPANRDRIKQTTAAGIIETAQRILQPYTLDVKEVAWFSVYEVGQRLTDRFDDAVAADGSSREPRVFIAGDACHTHSAKAGQGMNVSMQDGFNLGWKLGAVLQGRSPVDLLRTYSDERQPIAQELIDFDKEWSAMMAAPPKDPQRPEAGGVDPEELQAYFVRAGRYTAGVATRYTPAVLTAEPTHQALARGFTIGTRFHSSPVVRVADAKPMHLGHTASADGRWRLYAFADAREIALRAFCEHLVASPDSVLRRVTPKDADIDSVLDVRAVFQRPHREMPLEDLPALLLPRKGRLGLVDYEKAFTCDAATDIFGERGIDRERGALVVVRPDQFVAHVLPLDAYAELTDFFRPVFRMD from the coding sequence ATGCAGTTTCATCTCAACGGTTTTCGCGCGGGCGACCCGGCGATCCAACCCGCGGCGGAAGGCGCGCCGCGCACGGCATTGCCCGAGACCGTGGACGTACTCATTGCCGGCAGCGGCCCCGCCGGGCTCGTGCTGGCCGCGCAGCTCGCACAATTTCCGTCGCTCACCACGCGCGTGATCGAGCGCCGCGACGGCCCCTTGCTGATGGGCCAGGCCGACGGCATTGCGTGCCGCACCGTCGAGATGTTCAACGCATTCGGCCTGAGCGAACGCCTGCTGCGCGAAGCTTATTGGGTCAACGAAACCGTGTTCTGGCGGCCCGACGTGAACGACCGTGGCGCGATCAAGCGTACCGGTCGTGTTCAGGACACCGAAGCAGGTTTGTCGGAGTTTCCGCATGTGATCGTCAATCAGGCGCGCATTCAGGACTATCTGCTCGACGTGATGCAGCGTTCGGCGCAGCGCGTCGAACCCGACTACGGTCTCGAAGTGATCGACGTGCAGCGCGAAGATACCGGTGAGTATCCGGTTCGGGTCACGCTGCAACGCACGGACGCGGCACACGCCGGCGAAACGCAAACAGTGCGCGCGCGTTACGTGGTGGGTTGCGACGGCTCGCGCAGCCGTGTGCGTACGGCCATCGGGCAGACGCTGCGCGGCGACGCGGCCAATCACGCGTGGGGCGTGATGGACGTGCTCGCCGTCACCGACTTCCCCGACATCCGCCTCAAAGTGGCGTTGCAGTCGACGCAAGGCAACATCATCATCATTCCGCGCGAAGGCGGCTATCTCGTGCGTTTCTACGTCGATCTCGGCGAGGTCACGCCCGCGAATCGCGACCGCATCAAGCAGACCACGGCGGCGGGCATCATCGAAACGGCGCAGCGCATTCTGCAACCGTACACGCTCGACGTGAAGGAAGTCGCGTGGTTCTCGGTGTACGAAGTGGGCCAGCGCCTGACCGATCGTTTCGACGACGCCGTCGCCGCCGACGGCAGCTCGCGCGAGCCGCGCGTGTTCATCGCGGGCGACGCGTGCCACACGCATAGCGCGAAGGCCGGGCAGGGTATGAACGTGTCGATGCAGGACGGCTTCAACCTCGGCTGGAAACTGGGCGCGGTGTTGCAAGGCCGCAGTCCCGTGGATTTGCTGCGCACGTATTCGGACGAGCGCCAGCCCATTGCGCAGGAGCTGATCGACTTCGACAAGGAGTGGTCGGCGATGATGGCCGCGCCGCCGAAGGATCCGCAGCGGCCCGAGGCGGGCGGCGTCGACCCCGAGGAACTGCAAGCCTACTTCGTGCGCGCGGGCCGTTACACGGCGGGCGTGGCCACGCGTTACACGCCCGCCGTGCTCACCGCCGAACCCACGCATCAGGCGCTCGCACGCGGCTTCACGATCGGCACGCGTTTTCATTCGTCGCCGGTGGTGCGCGTGGCCGACGCCAAGCCCATGCATCTCGGCCACACGGCGAGCGCCGACGGCCGCTGGCGTCTCTACGCCTTCGCCGATGCACGCGAAATCGCGCTGCGCGCGTTCTGCGAGCATCTCGTGGCATCGCCCGATTCGGTGCTGCGCCGCGTGACGCCGAAGGACGCCGACATCGACAGCGTGCTCGACGTGCGCGCCGTGTTCCAGCGACCGCATCGCGAGATGCCACTGGAGGACTTGCCCGCGCTGTTGTTGCCGCGCAAAGGCCGGTTGGGTCTCGTGGACTACGAGAAGGCATTTACGTGCGACGCCGCGACTGATATCTTCGGCGAGCGCGGCATCGACCGCGAGCGGGGCGCGCTGGTCGTGGTCCGCCCGGACCAGTTCGTCGCGCACGTTCTTCCACTCGATGCCTATGCGGAACTCACTGACTTCTTCCGGCCGGTGTTCCGCATGGATTAA
- the bla gene encoding class A beta-lactamase has product MISPLRRTVMFGVPTWLALSPLSMLRAAETAHDALAAIERRHGGRLGVFALDTGTGRTLAHRADERFLMCSTFKGLLAAQVLARVDAGHDVPGDLVHYTASDLIFTSPVTKANLAHGAMTVGALCRAILEESDNTAAILLMKRAGGPAALTQFLRDLGDTVTRSDRYELASNDYDGELDTTTPRAIATTARTILLGNVLSAASRAQLEAGMVACKPGRNRLRAALPTGWHAGDRPGTSVARESNDYALVRPPGRAPLLVAAYYDAPGTSMDAREAVLREAGGVFVAWTTAA; this is encoded by the coding sequence ATGATTTCCCCCCTGCGCCGTACCGTGATGTTCGGCGTACCGACATGGCTGGCGCTGAGCCCCTTGTCGATGCTGCGCGCGGCGGAAACCGCGCACGATGCGCTGGCCGCGATCGAGCGCCGGCACGGCGGCCGCCTTGGCGTATTCGCCCTGGACACCGGCACGGGCCGCACGCTCGCGCACCGCGCCGACGAACGCTTTCTCATGTGCAGCACCTTCAAGGGCCTGCTGGCGGCGCAAGTGCTCGCGCGCGTCGACGCAGGCCACGACGTGCCCGGCGATCTCGTGCATTACACGGCCAGCGACCTCATCTTCACGTCGCCGGTCACGAAGGCGAATCTCGCGCACGGCGCGATGACGGTCGGCGCGCTGTGCCGCGCAATACTCGAGGAAAGCGACAACACGGCCGCGATCCTGCTGATGAAGCGCGCGGGCGGACCGGCGGCGCTCACGCAATTTCTGCGCGATCTGGGCGATACGGTCACGCGCTCCGACCGCTACGAACTCGCTTCGAACGATTACGACGGCGAACTCGACACGACCACGCCGCGCGCGATCGCCACCACGGCGCGTACGATCCTGCTCGGCAATGTATTGAGCGCGGCATCGCGTGCGCAACTCGAAGCGGGCATGGTCGCGTGCAAGCCAGGGCGCAATCGTCTGCGTGCCGCGTTGCCCACGGGTTGGCATGCGGGTGACCGTCCCGGCACGAGCGTAGCGCGCGAAAGCAACGACTACGCACTGGTACGGCCGCCCGGCCGCGCGCCCTTGCTGGTGGCCGCGTACTACGACGCGCCCGGCACGAGCATGGACGCGCGCGAGGCCGTCTTGCGCGAAGCGGGCGGCGTGTTCGTGGCGTGGACGACGGCGGCTTAA
- a CDS encoding NAD(P)-dependent oxidoreductase: MTTGEPIGFIGLGTMGEPMALNLRRAGNALVVWNRSPQKCERLVAAGASLAANSGEVFARCATVILMMADGAAMDAVLARHTAAFAARVRGHTIVSMATVEPEYSQALAADIHAAGGRYVEAPVSGSRKPAEAGELVAMLAGAPDAIEAVRDLLAPLCRECVTCGAVPGALRMKLAVNVFLITMVTGLAEAAHFAARHDLDMARFAAILNAGPMASAVSRIKLDKLCARDFTRQAGIADVLKNSRLVVEAAHAARIAVPLMERCRTLYARTESLGYAHDDMIAVVHAFDALYPEDPE; this comes from the coding sequence ATGACGACCGGCGAGCCGATTGGCTTTATTGGACTGGGCACGATGGGCGAGCCGATGGCGCTGAACCTGCGCCGCGCGGGCAACGCGCTCGTGGTATGGAATCGCTCGCCGCAAAAGTGCGAGCGGCTCGTCGCAGCGGGCGCGTCGCTCGCGGCCAATTCCGGCGAGGTGTTCGCGCGCTGCGCGACCGTGATCCTGATGATGGCAGACGGCGCCGCCATGGACGCGGTGCTCGCGCGCCACACAGCCGCCTTCGCGGCGCGGGTACGCGGCCACACGATCGTGAGCATGGCGACCGTGGAGCCGGAATACTCGCAGGCGCTGGCCGCCGACATTCACGCGGCGGGCGGCCGCTATGTGGAAGCGCCCGTGTCCGGCTCGCGCAAACCAGCGGAGGCGGGCGAACTCGTCGCCATGCTCGCCGGTGCGCCCGATGCCATCGAAGCGGTGCGTGATCTGCTCGCGCCCCTGTGCCGCGAATGCGTGACATGCGGTGCGGTGCCCGGCGCGCTGCGCATGAAGCTTGCCGTCAACGTGTTTCTCATCACCATGGTCACGGGGCTCGCGGAAGCCGCGCACTTCGCCGCGCGTCACGATCTCGACATGGCGCGCTTCGCGGCCATTCTCAATGCGGGACCGATGGCGAGCGCGGTCTCGCGCATCAAGCTCGACAAGCTTTGCGCGCGCGACTTCACGCGTCAGGCGGGCATTGCCGATGTGCTGAAGAACAGCCGGCTCGTCGTGGAGGCCGCGCACGCGGCGCGCATTGCCGTGCCGCTTATGGAACGATGTCGCACGCTGTATGCGCGTACCGAGTCGCTGGGCTATGCCCACGACGACATGATCGCGGTCGTGCATGCTTTCGACGCCCTGTACCCCGAGGATCCCGAGTGA
- a CDS encoding LysR family transcriptional regulator, with protein MSTRFDIDALRTMVTGVNAGSFARAATQLGRSQSAVSMQLKRLEEQAGQTLFERQGRGLALTEAGDALLAYARQIVALHDEAAAALNARPVAATLRLGLPQDFFETVMPRAVTRFAKLRPDVHVEVRAGRNYALEEEVQAGKLDLALAFAQPGQSRSGTRLAMLPLGWYAGKRAPDLADRTTDVPLVLFDHPCLFRQTALRALDQKRRAWRLALTTPSLPGVWAALRFGHGVTVRTAHAVPRGVQALHEAGLPRLPALELRLHERAQAGGAAAELRDVLVAAVGAEVS; from the coding sequence ATGAGTACGCGATTCGACATCGACGCGCTGCGCACCATGGTGACGGGCGTCAACGCGGGCAGCTTCGCGCGCGCGGCCACGCAGCTCGGGCGCTCGCAATCGGCGGTGAGCATGCAGTTGAAGCGGCTGGAGGAACAGGCGGGGCAAACGCTGTTCGAGCGGCAAGGGCGCGGCCTCGCGCTCACCGAAGCCGGCGACGCGCTGCTGGCCTACGCACGCCAGATCGTCGCGTTGCACGATGAAGCGGCCGCCGCGCTCAACGCGCGTCCTGTCGCGGCCACGCTGCGGCTCGGGCTGCCGCAAGACTTCTTCGAAACCGTGATGCCGCGCGCCGTCACGCGCTTCGCGAAGCTGCGTCCCGACGTGCACGTGGAAGTGCGCGCGGGCCGCAACTACGCGCTCGAAGAGGAAGTGCAGGCGGGCAAGCTCGATCTCGCGCTCGCCTTCGCGCAGCCCGGTCAAAGCCGCTCCGGCACGCGGCTCGCCATGCTGCCGCTCGGCTGGTACGCGGGCAAGCGCGCGCCCGATCTCGCGGATCGCACAACGGACGTGCCGCTCGTGCTGTTCGATCACCCGTGCCTGTTCCGCCAGACGGCGTTGCGCGCGCTCGACCAGAAGCGCCGCGCGTGGCGGCTCGCGCTCACCACGCCGAGTCTGCCGGGCGTCTGGGCCGCGCTGCGATTCGGCCACGGCGTGACGGTGCGCACGGCGCACGCGGTGCCGCGCGGCGTGCAGGCGTTGCACGAGGCGGGCTTGCCGCGCCTGCCCGCGCTGGAACTGCGCTTGCATGAGCGCGCCCAGGCGGGCGGCGCGGCGGCGGAACTGCGCGACGTGCTCGTGGCGGCCGTGGGCGCGGAAGTGTCCTGA
- a CDS encoding Spy/CpxP family protein refolding chaperone has protein sequence MNTLITIRTPHTINTINTIRNLRRSAVMSLVSAVAAASLVLASAPANAQALPANPIGDTSNANGASEARPQAIDIRQLHDTLNLTATQEVQWQAALDAMRNSHAAAKMNADQMQVSMQRLIDQPVLDLNAIHAAHMKAAQADALLPEQSSKTWLVFYSGLNNDQKKVFSDALRPQLAFVAHHAARPFDPRTGL, from the coding sequence ATGAACACGCTTATTACGATCCGCACGCCCCACACGATCAACACGATCAACACGATTCGAAACCTTCGCCGCAGCGCCGTCATGAGCCTGGTCAGCGCCGTTGCGGCTGCGTCGCTGGTGCTGGCTTCGGCGCCCGCGAATGCGCAAGCGCTGCCCGCGAATCCCATCGGCGATACGAGCAACGCAAACGGCGCGAGCGAGGCGCGCCCGCAGGCGATCGACATTCGCCAGTTGCACGACACGCTCAATCTCACGGCGACCCAGGAAGTGCAGTGGCAAGCCGCGCTCGACGCCATGCGCAACAGCCACGCGGCCGCGAAGATGAACGCCGATCAGATGCAGGTGAGCATGCAGCGGCTGATCGACCAGCCCGTTCTCGATCTCAACGCGATCCACGCCGCGCACATGAAGGCCGCACAAGCCGACGCCCTGCTGCCGGAACAATCGTCGAAGACATGGCTCGTGTTTTATAGCGGTCTGAACAACGACCAGAAGAAAGTGTTCAGCGACGCGCTGCGCCCACAACTCGCGTTCGTCGCGCATCATGCGGCGCGGCCCTTCGATCCGCGCACGGGTCTGTGA
- a CDS encoding siderophore-interacting protein, which translates to MDWSRTLMRAFLKPARVAGIETIAANFRLIALESPAFREHAWAPGQKIQIAMGSAFTNRTYTPIEWDRAEGRTRVLAYAHGEGPGSAWIRALQTGDSCDVFGPRASLDAPPASARAALFGDETSLGLAHALQRRHARGAFDVLLEVRDLAGAARVVDRLGMEGVTLTAAQADGTHLAAIEARLCEVARGHAHLVLTGKAQSIKPLRQALRAGGVPSSRIETKAYWAVGKRGLD; encoded by the coding sequence ATGGACTGGAGCCGGACATTGATGCGCGCGTTCCTGAAGCCGGCGCGCGTGGCGGGCATCGAGACGATCGCCGCGAACTTTCGCCTGATCGCGCTGGAAAGCCCGGCGTTTCGCGAGCACGCGTGGGCGCCGGGCCAGAAAATCCAGATCGCGATGGGTTCCGCGTTCACGAATCGCACCTATACGCCGATCGAGTGGGATCGCGCCGAAGGCCGTACGCGCGTGCTCGCGTATGCGCACGGCGAAGGGCCGGGCAGCGCCTGGATCCGCGCGCTGCAAACCGGCGACTCCTGCGACGTGTTCGGGCCGCGCGCTTCGCTCGACGCGCCGCCCGCGAGCGCCCGCGCGGCGTTGTTCGGCGACGAAACCTCGCTCGGGCTGGCCCACGCGTTGCAGCGCCGCCACGCGCGCGGCGCGTTCGACGTGCTGCTCGAAGTGCGCGATCTCGCGGGCGCGGCGCGCGTCGTCGACCGGCTCGGCATGGAAGGCGTGACGTTGACGGCGGCGCAAGCCGATGGCACGCATCTCGCGGCGATCGAGGCGCGCCTGTGCGAGGTCGCGCGCGGCCACGCCCATCTCGTGCTGACCGGCAAGGCGCAGTCGATCAAGCCGCTGCGGCAGGCGTTGAGGGCCGGTGGCGTGCCTTCGTCGCGGATCGAAACGAAAGCGTACTGGGCCGTGGGAAAGCGCGGGCTCGACTGA
- a CDS encoding AraC family transcriptional regulator: MPILDDASSDKFVEPDDVPRPVVTFGATFVSKGFELEPHAHRKAQLMMSMRGVLTCEAAGGLWIVPPRCALWVPANVVHGIKVSGTLEGYSAFVDAALATPLPAACCAIPVSPLLRELVIRSASFEACYPEGGLESHLATLLIDEIAAAPIDTMQHVPMPEDARLRKVATALMDHPADRGTLETWAKHAGLSERTMARLVVRETGMSFGRWRQQIQIMYALQWLAGGMSIQQVAIDLGYESAGSFVTMFRKALGNSPGRYMAERAAGQP; the protein is encoded by the coding sequence ATGCCGATTCTCGACGACGCCAGCAGCGACAAATTCGTCGAACCCGACGACGTCCCGCGGCCCGTGGTGACCTTCGGCGCAACCTTCGTCTCCAAGGGTTTCGAGCTGGAACCGCACGCGCATCGCAAGGCGCAGCTGATGATGTCGATGCGTGGCGTGCTGACCTGCGAGGCGGCGGGCGGCCTTTGGATCGTGCCGCCGCGCTGTGCGCTGTGGGTACCCGCGAACGTCGTGCACGGCATCAAGGTGTCGGGCACGCTCGAAGGCTATAGCGCGTTCGTCGACGCGGCGCTGGCCACGCCGTTGCCTGCCGCGTGCTGCGCGATTCCCGTTTCGCCACTGTTGCGCGAGCTGGTGATCCGCTCGGCGAGCTTCGAGGCATGCTATCCCGAAGGCGGCCTCGAATCGCATCTCGCGACGCTGCTGATCGACGAGATCGCCGCCGCGCCCATCGACACCATGCAGCACGTGCCGATGCCCGAAGACGCGCGCCTGCGCAAGGTCGCGACCGCGCTCATGGACCACCCCGCCGATCGCGGCACGCTCGAAACGTGGGCGAAACATGCGGGCTTGAGCGAACGGACGATGGCGCGCCTCGTGGTACGCGAGACCGGCATGAGCTTCGGCCGCTGGCGTCAGCAGATCCAGATCATGTACGCGCTGCAATGGCTCGCGGGCGGCATGTCGATCCAGCAGGTGGCGATCGATCTCGGCTACGAAAGCGCGGGGAGCTTCGTGACGATGTTCCGCAAGGCGCTGGGCAACTCGCCGGGACGTTATATGGCGGAGCGCGCCGCCGGGCAGCCGTGA
- a CDS encoding helix-turn-helix domain-containing protein, whose protein sequence is MKKSEKAVARTIGKAIARRRTIAGLTQEQVAERLGVGQEAVSRMERGVASLTVARLATLAEIYQCNIAQLVTESAEREDDQARALSAVLSRLPHADRALLIEWMNVFAARLRNEPLAVGASRVGELIDGHADGFAGAIVDGHADGHAGAIVDGHADGHADGRLDGHRDGRIDGQLDGMARKDGKGRRRADEAITVSRNPDEPAAARPRARKPDASAS, encoded by the coding sequence ATGAAAAAAAGCGAGAAAGCGGTCGCGCGCACGATCGGTAAAGCGATCGCGCGCCGCAGGACGATCGCCGGACTCACGCAGGAGCAGGTTGCGGAACGGCTGGGGGTGGGGCAGGAGGCCGTCTCGCGCATGGAGCGCGGCGTGGCGAGTCTCACGGTGGCGCGGCTCGCGACGCTGGCGGAGATTTATCAGTGCAATATCGCGCAGCTCGTGACCGAGAGCGCCGAGCGCGAGGACGATCAGGCGCGCGCGCTCTCCGCCGTGCTGAGCCGCTTGCCGCACGCCGACCGCGCGTTGCTGATCGAGTGGATGAACGTGTTCGCGGCGCGCTTGCGCAACGAGCCGCTGGCGGTTGGCGCGAGCCGTGTCGGCGAGCTTATCGATGGTCATGCGGATGGCTTTGCGGGCGCCATTGTGGACGGCCACGCCGACGGTCATGCGGGCGCCATTGTGGATGGCCACGCCGACGGTCATGCCGATGGTCGCCTCGACGGCCATCGCGACGGCCGGATCGACGGTCAGCTCGACGGCATGGCGCGCAAGGACGGCAAAGGCCGGCGCCGCGCCGACGAAGCCATCACCGTGTCGCGCAACCCCGACGAACCCGCGGCCGCCAGGCCGCGCGCCCGCAAACCCGACGCTTCGGCGAGTTGA
- a CDS encoding DUF2867 domain-containing protein: MLDRDPASASFMRARAVAPPAESALAASFARAHFVDAYAIALPTGAPTDIDTLAEAVLRDPPEWFRALLAIRDSAMSNFGVKTSRELRAAAQRDGGDHIDFFRVTSRGEHEILLGEDDLHLDFQLSLLRRARGHGDTRHAGDIADTRAELVATTAVMCHNLLGRAYLKAIMPFHRLVVQSNLNRAARRLAGEHA; the protein is encoded by the coding sequence ATGCTGGACCGCGACCCTGCATCAGCGTCGTTCATGCGCGCCCGCGCCGTTGCGCCGCCGGCCGAAAGCGCGCTCGCCGCAAGTTTCGCCCGCGCGCATTTTGTCGATGCCTACGCCATCGCGTTGCCCACCGGCGCGCCCACGGATATCGACACGCTCGCCGAAGCCGTGCTGCGCGATCCGCCCGAGTGGTTTCGCGCGCTGCTGGCCATCCGCGATTCCGCCATGTCGAATTTCGGCGTGAAGACTTCCCGAGAATTGCGCGCGGCGGCGCAGCGTGACGGCGGCGATCACATCGACTTCTTTCGCGTGACCTCGCGCGGCGAGCACGAGATCCTGCTCGGCGAAGACGACCTGCACCTCGACTTCCAGCTGTCCTTGCTGCGCCGCGCGCGCGGTCATGGCGACACCCGCCACGCAGGCGATATCGCCGACACTCGCGCCGAACTCGTCGCCACGACCGCCGTGATGTGCCACAACCTGCTCGGTCGCGCGTATCTCAAGGCGATCATGCCGTTTCACCGGCTCGTCGTGCAGTCGAATCTGAATCGCGCGGCGCGGCGGCTCGCGGGCGAACATGCGTGA
- a CDS encoding DUF1488 family protein, protein MKIRFPNAALLYMANGAVAFRALVDGEEVVCEVSPEALEDHFGARPTRASRLAAFEEHRARIETVALATIPQRLRDKRCQLFSRDFGQAYA, encoded by the coding sequence GTGAAGATACGCTTTCCCAACGCCGCGCTTTTGTACATGGCCAACGGCGCCGTGGCGTTTCGCGCGCTCGTCGATGGCGAGGAAGTGGTGTGTGAAGTCTCGCCCGAAGCGCTCGAAGATCACTTCGGGGCGCGGCCCACGCGCGCGAGCCGTCTCGCGGCCTTCGAGGAACATCGCGCGCGCATCGAGACGGTTGCGCTGGCAACGATCCCGCAACGTCTGCGTGACAAGCGTTGCCAGCTGTTTTCGCGCGACTTCGGTCAGGCTTACGCCTGA
- a CDS encoding MFS transporter, with protein sequence MQSWYSGMPPTQRRTFWACFLGWVLDAMDVQFFAFTIPTLLAAWHMTKGQAGIIGTSALVASAVGGVIAGVLADRIGRVRVLKLAILWFSLFTGLSAFTNGFHQLLITRSLQGLGFGGEWAAGAILIGEVVDKRIRGRAVGCVQAGWPVGYALAAAFYWGLYSVLPEHLAWRVLFLVGILPGLLVLWMRRNVDESAAFESAAAFRKEAGTFQTFARIFAPGVVSRTLLASAMAAGALGGNYTILTWLVTYLRETQSLTVNLTTMYLAVNIFGSFCGYVGMAYLSDAIGRRWTFALSAAGATLTVLAYTRLQLPMSALLVLGFPLGLFQSGIVSGMGACFTELFPVQIRASAGGFSYNFGRGIGSLVPAAVGMTSASVGLAKSIGVWAAASYVVVFIVAVFLPETRNLELEEAKVQA encoded by the coding sequence ATGCAATCGTGGTACAGCGGCATGCCGCCCACCCAACGCCGCACCTTCTGGGCGTGTTTCCTCGGCTGGGTTCTCGACGCGATGGACGTTCAGTTCTTCGCTTTCACGATTCCCACTCTGCTTGCCGCGTGGCACATGACCAAAGGTCAGGCCGGCATCATCGGGACTTCGGCGCTCGTGGCTTCGGCGGTTGGCGGGGTGATCGCGGGCGTGCTCGCCGACCGCATCGGCCGCGTCCGGGTGCTCAAACTCGCGATTCTCTGGTTCTCGCTGTTCACGGGGCTTTCCGCCTTCACCAACGGTTTCCATCAACTGCTCATCACGCGCAGCCTGCAAGGGCTCGGGTTCGGCGGCGAATGGGCGGCGGGCGCGATCCTGATCGGCGAAGTGGTGGACAAGCGCATTCGCGGCCGCGCGGTGGGTTGCGTGCAAGCCGGCTGGCCGGTGGGCTATGCGCTCGCGGCGGCGTTCTATTGGGGGCTGTATAGCGTGCTGCCCGAGCATCTCGCGTGGCGCGTGCTGTTTCTCGTCGGCATCTTGCCGGGCCTGCTCGTGCTGTGGATGCGTCGCAATGTGGACGAGTCGGCGGCCTTCGAATCCGCCGCCGCCTTCCGCAAGGAAGCGGGCACGTTCCAGACCTTCGCGCGCATTTTCGCGCCCGGCGTGGTGTCGCGCACCTTGCTCGCCTCGGCGATGGCGGCGGGCGCGCTCGGCGGCAACTACACGATCCTCACATGGCTCGTGACGTATCTGCGCGAAACGCAAAGCCTCACGGTCAATCTCACGACGATGTATCTGGCCGTCAACATCTTCGGCTCGTTCTGCGGCTACGTGGGCATGGCGTATCTGAGCGACGCGATCGGCCGGCGCTGGACCTTCGCGTTGTCGGCGGCGGGCGCCACGCTCACCGTGCTGGCCTATACGCGCCTGCAATTGCCGATGTCGGCGCTGCTCGTGCTCGGCTTTCCGCTCGGGCTGTTCCAGTCGGGCATCGTCTCGGGCATGGGCGCGTGCTTCACGGAGTTGTTCCCCGTGCAGATTCGCGCCTCGGCAGGCGGTTTCTCGTACAACTTCGGCCGCGGCATCGGCTCGCTGGTGCCGGCCGCCGTGGGCATGACGAGCGCCTCGGTCGGCCTCGCTAAGTCGATTGGCGTCTGGGCGGCGGCGTCTTACGTGGTCGTGTTCATCGTTGCCGTGTTCCTGCCGGAAACGCGCAACCTCGAACTGGAAGAAGCAAAGGTTCAGGCGTAA
- a CDS encoding pirin family protein, which yields MIEHRPFDALGTLERAWLQTRLHCRYGELGCPDHAPQRALLVWNDDVIAPHSGFGLHAHRNVEILTVVLRGAITHEDSAGHRGRIAAGSVQAMSAGRGIRHAERNEEGVATQLFQIWLRPRALDGEPRWATRGFELAQDDERCVVLASARRDEIEAGALPIDAPARLLAAVLREGVTLTHALAADTDAYLVPATGRIDVNGVRLAPRDGAALRGEHEIRMTARDATVVVIVELPLSP from the coding sequence ATGATCGAACATCGACCTTTCGACGCGCTCGGCACGCTGGAGCGCGCATGGCTCCAGACGCGCCTGCATTGCCGCTATGGCGAGCTCGGGTGCCCGGATCACGCGCCGCAGCGCGCGCTGCTCGTGTGGAACGACGACGTGATCGCGCCGCACTCGGGCTTCGGCCTGCACGCGCATCGCAATGTCGAAATCCTCACAGTGGTGTTGCGCGGCGCGATCACGCACGAGGACAGCGCGGGGCATCGCGGCCGCATCGCGGCGGGCAGCGTGCAGGCGATGAGCGCGGGGCGCGGCATTCGCCACGCGGAGCGCAACGAGGAGGGCGTCGCCACGCAGCTGTTCCAGATCTGGCTGCGGCCGCGCGCGCTCGACGGCGAACCGCGCTGGGCCACGCGCGGCTTCGAACTCGCGCAGGACGACGAACGTTGTGTCGTGCTGGCGAGCGCGCGGCGCGACGAGATCGAGGCGGGCGCCTTGCCGATCGACGCGCCTGCGCGCCTGCTCGCCGCCGTTCTGCGCGAAGGCGTTACACTCACGCACGCCCTCGCGGCCGATACCGACGCGTATCTCGTGCCGGCCACCGGCCGTATCGACGTGAACGGCGTGCGGCTCGCGCCACGCGACGGCGCCGCGTTACGCGGCGAGCATGAAATTCGCATGACGGCACGCGACGCGACCGTGGTCGTGATCGTCGAATTGCCGCTTTCTCCCTGA